The genomic interval CCGGAGGCCCCGCGACTTACCCACAGCGGGGAGCCTGGAGGACAGCGGGCCGTGTGCTGCCTACACTCCGGGACCGCACAGCTGTCATCCCTCCATCCCACAGGATGCTCCGTCCCAGGGACCTCCGGCGCAGCTCCGGCACCCGCACCTTTCTGGACGCTATGCACGGGGGTAAGGTGCACCTGGCCCGCTTCGTGCTGGACGCTCTGGACCGCAGGATCGTGAACTCTCCCGCGGGGGAGCAGGGCCGCACCCCGCTCATGTTCGCGGTGTGCCTGCGGGAAGCCGAGCTCCGCACCCGCTTTGTACGGCTGCTCCTGGACAAGGGCGCGGATGTGAACGGGCAGGACGAGGCGGGGCGCACGGCTCTGAGTCTCGCCTGTGAGCTCGGCCACCTGGACGCCGTGAAGCTGCTGGTCCAGCACAGCGCAGACCCCGAGATCCCGGACCGGGACGGTAACAGGGCGCTCATGTACGCGGCATCCTGCGGCCACAGCGCGGAGCTGCTCTTCCTGCTCCGCGCCTACAAGCGCTTCGGGCTCCGCCTAGACGCCACTAACCGAGCCGGGATATCGGCACTGGACGCCGCCAGGGTGTCCGGTCACTGGGAGTGTGAGAGAGCCCTGAGCGGGCGGAGCGGACGCAGCCCGGACTCCAGGAACGGAGACCCGACAGCCCGCAGCCCCAAACCCTTATCCCGCCAGATGCTGGAGCGCTTCTCCCGGCCCTTCTCACACCGCAGGGACGAGGACGACAACAGGGCGCAGTCCCGGGGGCTCCTCATCCGCTCTGCTAGTTGTTCGCCCGCCCCCGAGGAGGAGAAGCCGGAGAAAGAAGCTCTGCGTGTCCCGGAGCTCGTCATCCAGCGAGCGCACAGCTGGGACGGCCCCAGTACGGACCTAGACGAGACGTCCCAAGGCAACCGACTGCTCCGCCGGGTCACCTCTCCAGACTTCTGCCAGGGACTGTCGGGGGATAATCTGCCCTGTTACCCCGGGGATATTAGAGAAGTGAGGAGGGACAGCAACTGCAGCCGGAGCCAGCTCATACCGACCAGCAACAGGCAGGCCCTGGCCTTGTGACACCGGCGTGTGCTGACTGACTCTCCTCCGCGGACACTGACCTGCGTGTGAGGCGGGAAGCTCTGCGGTCACATGACTTGTGAGGCAACCTTTAGTTTATGGCGGGAAGTATCCTGGTCACGTGACAGGCTCCGGACAGGAGGGGACTGTTTTATGGCGGGAAGtgtggtggtcatgtgaccttttCTCCTCAGAGAGGTGATAGTTACTATAGAGAGGACTGACTATATGTTATTACCAATGGCCTAGCTGTAGCACTGGCAAAAGCCCACCAAGATTATGGGAGCCCATGTCTCATTGAGAGAAACTGATGTATAGAAAAAAGCTATTGCTCATaggaaccaatcacagcacagctttcatttgctGCCCTTTTGTGataaaatgaaagctgttctgtgattggttgctatgggtatgGCGGGCATAATTCGGCCAAAGCAATGTAATACGTGAATAGCGCaaagttatactgtatatagagtctGCACAAGGGTGCGTTTACATAAAGCTTATTacattaagggcgggttcacgcctgcgcccggtctccgctttcgggtttccgtcttccggaaaccctgcggtcagttttcaaatccattcccttccatgggtttgtaaagtgaccgcctgtgtgcctCTTCTGCCTTTCCGCGGTTAATAATTTTTAAACCggccacaaagtcctgcatgtccgactttgtgtccggtttaaaaaaaaacggtttcgccgcggagagcagaagacgctcacaggtggacactttgcaaacccatccaagtgaatgggtttgaaaactgactgcagggtttccgtctcctgtccagtttttctcggcagaagacggaaacccgaaagcagagaccgggcgcaggtgtgaacccgcccttatttaGCAGATCCGTTTTTAGCGGAGGCAAATGGATGGCCTTCCTTTTACACACAAAATAAAGTCCGTTTTTTGAAAGAACATCACTAATGTAGTATATCATATTCGTCTCCATCAAAAGAGATGAGAAAAACGGAtccttttttttatattcatctCTGTGTACACCGATACGTTAACCAGATACAAAAAGCTTCATGTGAATGTGTCCTAGCATACAGGGATGTATCACCCAGGGCATCTAGTGTAAAAGTTTATAATTTGGTTCATATTTATAGATAAAAAAATCAGGACGCCATGTACGAATTTGTGATATTGTATTTTCTTACTTATTCCATATTATATGTTACTCATTTTTGTGCTCGTCTTGCATTACAGACTGTggtataatccagagctgcaatcccaGTCCTGTTGGTTGTTATCGGAAACAGTCATCAAGCAGGTCAACTTTTGCAACTTTTATAGCCTAGCAAAACTTTCtgagagatttcagctctgaagcttggaaaattgtgaatgcagctctggactgTAATATAGGatagttaaaggagttgttcaggatTAGGAAAGCATAGTCGCTTTTTTCCAAAATATAGTGTGACACCTGTGATGCATTGTATTCacttttagggtggg from Leptodactylus fuscus isolate aLepFus1 chromosome 7, aLepFus1.hap2, whole genome shotgun sequence carries:
- the ANKRD63 gene encoding ankyrin repeat domain-containing protein 63: MLRPRDLRRSSGTRTFLDAMHGGKVHLARFVLDALDRRIVNSPAGEQGRTPLMFAVCLREAELRTRFVRLLLDKGADVNGQDEAGRTALSLACELGHLDAVKLLVQHSADPEIPDRDGNRALMYAASCGHSAELLFLLRAYKRFGLRLDATNRAGISALDAARVSGHWECERALSGRSGRSPDSRNGDPTARSPKPLSRQMLERFSRPFSHRRDEDDNRAQSRGLLIRSASCSPAPEEEKPEKEALRVPELVIQRAHSWDGPSTDLDETSQGNRLLRRVTSPDFCQGLSGDNLPCYPGDIREVRRDSNCSRSQLIPTSNRQALAL